In Candidatus Binatia bacterium, one genomic interval encodes:
- the xseA gene encoding exodeoxyribonuclease VII large subunit produces MSARRATARWDPREGEPHVYTVGEIVTELNALLTGEYPAVTVEGEISDYKAHASGHEYFCIKDRRAQLQVVFFANQPRLRGVTLGNGVAVRITGCITIYEPRGSMQLKAERVVPVGYGSLQIRFEELKRKLQAEGLFAEGRKRPIPRYATRIALVTSLSGAAIQDFLRVYRQRLPHVRLTIAPARVQGEGAATQIAAAIRLVNEWGGADFIVIGRGGGSMEDLWAFNEEVVVRAIVASRIPVVSAVGHESDYTLSDFAADARAATPSHAAQMGASQEEARQALHRLAGHARERLMRELQRDRRHVEGLRTHRALHDPYRRIETGRQTLDNTRDVLVRALEGWALRRRGAVGSASTRLRAHAPARIVERMRERLLDLRRRAERASTGD; encoded by the coding sequence GTGAGCGCGCGTCGCGCCACCGCCCGCTGGGATCCGCGCGAGGGCGAGCCCCACGTCTACACCGTTGGCGAGATCGTCACGGAGCTGAACGCGCTCCTTACCGGAGAGTATCCGGCCGTCACTGTCGAGGGGGAGATCAGCGACTACAAGGCCCACGCGTCGGGGCACGAGTACTTCTGCATCAAGGATCGCCGTGCCCAGCTGCAGGTCGTCTTCTTCGCCAACCAGCCGAGGCTCCGGGGAGTCACCCTCGGAAATGGGGTCGCTGTCCGGATCACCGGCTGCATCACGATCTACGAGCCGCGCGGGAGCATGCAGCTCAAGGCCGAGCGCGTGGTCCCTGTCGGCTACGGTTCCCTCCAGATCCGCTTCGAGGAATTGAAGCGGAAGCTTCAGGCCGAAGGCCTCTTCGCCGAGGGTAGAAAGCGGCCGATTCCGCGCTACGCGACGCGGATCGCGCTCGTGACCTCGCTCTCCGGCGCGGCCATCCAGGACTTCCTCCGGGTCTACCGCCAGCGCCTGCCGCATGTGCGGCTCACGATCGCGCCGGCGCGGGTTCAGGGGGAGGGGGCCGCAACCCAGATCGCCGCCGCGATCCGCCTCGTGAATGAATGGGGCGGCGCGGACTTCATCGTCATCGGGCGCGGAGGCGGCTCCATGGAAGACCTCTGGGCCTTCAACGAGGAGGTCGTGGTGCGCGCGATCGTCGCCTCGCGCATTCCCGTCGTCTCCGCCGTGGGACACGAGTCGGATTACACGTTGTCCGATTTCGCCGCCGACGCCCGCGCCGCCACACCCTCGCACGCCGCCCAGATGGGGGCGAGCCAAGAAGAGGCGCGTCAGGCGCTGCACCGGCTGGCCGGGCACGCCCGCGAGCGACTGATGCGCGAGCTGCAGCGCGACCGCCGGCACGTCGAGGGGCTCCGGACGCACCGCGCCCTCCACGATCCCTACCGCCGGATCGAGACCGGACGCCAGACGCTGGACAACACCCGCGACGTCCTCGTGCGCGCGCTCGAGGGCTGGGCGCTTCGCCGGCGCGGGGCCGTGGGCTCGGCCTCCACGCGCCTGCGCGCGCACGCTCCCGCCCGGATCGTCGAGCGGATGCGCGAGCGCCTGCTGGACCTGCGCCGCCGCGCCGAGCGCGCCTCGACGGGGGAT
- a CDS encoding bifunctional 5,10-methylenetetrahydrofolate dehydrogenase/5,10-methenyltetrahydrofolate cyclohydrolase, whose amino-acid sequence MTTAPAAALLLGGPLATEIRAGVKRRLEALRDRGRPAGLAVVTVGEPPSGNPYVRAKVKAAQEAGAVATVHRLAEDISESKLGDALRAIGDDPAVHGLILQLPLPRHLREERHLEDVPQAKDVDGIHPANVGRWVNGLPAPRPATPLGVQELLRRHCGDLAGKRAVILGRSRIVGRPLSVLLSSREPGMNATVTLCHSETRDLPALCREAEILVVAIGHRRSIGAAHVRPGAVVIDVGIHPIANPAPGAPRYEGDVDFEAVRGIASAITPVPGGVGPLTVAMLLRNLADAAEAAS is encoded by the coding sequence GTGACCACCGCGCCCGCTGCGGCGCTTCTGCTGGGCGGCCCGCTCGCTACCGAAATCCGCGCCGGGGTGAAGCGGCGCCTCGAGGCGCTCCGCGACCGGGGCAGGCCCGCGGGGCTTGCCGTCGTCACGGTCGGAGAGCCCCCTTCCGGGAATCCCTACGTGCGGGCCAAGGTGAAGGCGGCACAGGAAGCAGGCGCCGTCGCCACCGTCCATCGCCTTGCGGAAGACATCTCCGAATCGAAGCTGGGCGATGCCCTTCGCGCGATCGGCGACGATCCGGCCGTGCACGGGTTGATTCTCCAGCTTCCGCTCCCGCGCCATCTGCGCGAGGAGCGCCACCTGGAGGATGTGCCCCAGGCCAAGGACGTGGACGGCATCCATCCCGCGAACGTGGGCCGGTGGGTGAACGGGCTTCCCGCACCGCGCCCGGCCACGCCGCTCGGGGTTCAGGAGCTCCTGCGGCGCCACTGCGGCGATCTCGCGGGGAAGCGCGCCGTGATCCTCGGGCGGAGCCGCATCGTCGGCCGTCCGCTCTCGGTGCTGCTGTCGTCGCGCGAGCCGGGGATGAACGCGACGGTGACCCTGTGCCACTCGGAGACGCGCGACCTTCCCGCGCTCTGCCGGGAGGCCGAGATCCTCGTCGTGGCCATCGGCCACCGCCGCTCGATCGGCGCGGCGCACGTCCGCCCGGGCGCCGTCGTGATCGACGTCGGGATCCATCCCATCGCGAATCCCGCGCCTGGAGCGCCGCGCTACGAGGGCGATGTGGACTTCGAGGCGGTTCGTGGCATCGCGTCGGCGATCACGCCGGTGCCCGGCGGCGTGGGGCCGCTGACCGTGGCGATGTTGCTCCGCAATCTGGCCGACGCCGCCGAGGCAGCATCGTGA
- a CDS encoding TIGR00282 family metallophosphoesterase, which translates to MNILFVADIFGSPGRRAVRDLLPEIVASMGIDLVVVNVENAAAGFGVTKEILEEVKGLGVQCMTSGNHIWDRREVMPLLDSEPLLLRPHNYPPGVPGRGVMIARTASGAKVGVINLMGRVFMRELLDPFRVAEEEAAKLREETPIILVDFHAEATAEKVALGWHLDGKVSAVIGTHTHVQTADERILPGGTGYITDAGMTGPHDSVIGVRKDQAIRKFLTLLPTRFEPATGDVRLHGVHLEVDDVTGRCRHIERVAMALEPAPGAVVP; encoded by the coding sequence GTGAACATCCTCTTCGTCGCGGACATCTTCGGTTCTCCGGGCCGCCGCGCGGTCCGGGACCTCCTGCCCGAGATCGTCGCCTCCATGGGCATCGACCTGGTGGTCGTGAACGTGGAGAACGCGGCCGCCGGCTTCGGCGTCACGAAAGAGATCCTGGAAGAGGTGAAGGGGCTGGGCGTCCAGTGCATGACCAGCGGCAACCACATCTGGGACCGGCGCGAGGTGATGCCTCTGCTGGACTCGGAACCTTTGCTGCTCCGGCCGCACAACTACCCGCCAGGGGTGCCGGGGCGCGGCGTGATGATCGCCCGGACCGCTTCGGGCGCGAAGGTTGGGGTCATCAATCTCATGGGACGGGTTTTCATGCGCGAGCTGCTCGACCCCTTCCGCGTGGCGGAGGAAGAGGCGGCGAAGCTCCGCGAGGAGACGCCGATCATCCTCGTGGACTTCCACGCCGAGGCGACCGCGGAGAAGGTGGCGCTGGGGTGGCACCTGGACGGCAAGGTCTCGGCCGTGATCGGCACGCACACGCACGTCCAGACCGCGGACGAGCGGATCCTGCCCGGCGGCACCGGCTACATCACCGACGCCGGGATGACCGGGCCGCACGACTCGGTGATCGGCGTGCGCAAGGACCAGGCGATCCGAAAGTTCCTCACGCTGCTGCCGACCCGCTTCGAGCCCGCGACGGGGGATGTACGCCTTCACGGCGTGCACCTCGAGGTGGACGACGTCACCGGGCGCTGCCGCCACATCGAGCGTGTGGCCATGGCGCTGGAGCCGGCCCCGGGAGCCGTCGTCCCGTGA